In the Haloferula helveola genome, one interval contains:
- a CDS encoding PEP-CTERM sorting domain-containing protein: MTIKTPSEASLARRLAAVSIALVCTAPGAVISNFTFTGPPWTAAKEADFATFAANAPSADTDTFSTTSTLSNSGFTSGGYASFYIRDIDGGTVGVADAGDFAIFSTSATAGVGMNIAGANQTIPTNYIAFSVTPDSGYQITFESLSFYTDCNFANEEYNVQLAAWDGSSLTVLGDVSHTSGASTNEPVVFKSIDFSDFSSTGAIEFRLYGYDMSASNGGIRFDDIVLNGQTVAVPEPASLLLLGLGTFGLMRRRRSAS, translated from the coding sequence ATGACAATCAAAACCCCCTCGGAAGCATCGCTTGCAAGACGCCTTGCCGCTGTATCCATCGCGCTCGTTTGCACCGCGCCCGGCGCAGTGATCTCGAACTTCACGTTCACCGGCCCGCCGTGGACCGCTGCCAAGGAGGCTGATTTCGCGACTTTCGCCGCAAACGCCCCGTCCGCCGACACGGACACTTTCAGCACGACCTCCACCCTCTCGAACAGCGGCTTCACTTCCGGTGGCTATGCGTCGTTCTACATTCGCGACATTGACGGGGGCACGGTCGGTGTCGCCGACGCCGGGGACTTCGCGATCTTCTCAACCAGTGCGACTGCAGGTGTCGGGATGAACATCGCCGGAGCCAACCAGACGATCCCGACCAACTACATCGCCTTCTCAGTGACACCTGATTCGGGCTATCAGATCACCTTCGAATCGCTGTCTTTCTACACCGACTGCAATTTCGCGAACGAGGAGTACAACGTCCAACTCGCCGCATGGGACGGCTCATCTCTCACCGTGCTCGGCGATGTGTCGCATACTTCCGGCGCCAGTACGAACGAACCGGTGGTGTTCAAGTCGATCGACTTCTCGGACTTCAGCTCCACCGGTGCGATCGAGTTCCGGCTCTATGGCTACGACATGAGCGCGTCCAACGGAGGGATCCGCTTCGATGACATCGTGCTAAATGGCCAGACCGTTGCCGTTCCGGAGCCGGCATCGCTGCTTTTGCTCGGGCTCGGTACCTTCGGCCTCATGCGCAGACGCCGTTCGGCTTCCTGA